The Thermosynechococcus sp. HN-54 DNA segment CCCTATGATGAAAGCGATTACATCCGCAACTATGACGAATTCCTAGTCCTTGTTCAGCAACGCTCACGGGAGATGCTATGACTTCTATCCCCTTTCTTGACTTGGCAGCAGCCTACCGTGAACTCAAAACTGAAATTGATGCTGCTGTTGCCTGTGTTCTTGACTCGGGTTGGTACATTCTTGGCGCAGAGGTGGAAGCGTTTGAAGCAGAGTGGGCAGCTTACTGCGGTGCTAGCTATGCCATTGGTGTTGGTAATGGATTGGATGCTCTTGTTCTCTCTCTGCGGGCAATGGGAGTTACCCATGGAGACGAAGTGATTGTTCCCAGCAACACTTACATTGCCACTTGGCTGGCAGTCAGTCAGTGCGGAGCCATTCCTGTGCCAGTAGAGCCTGATCCCCAAACGTACAATATTGATCCCTTGAAAATTGAAGCGGCTATCACTGCCAACACCAAGGTTATTTTGCCTGTTCATCTCTATGGCCAGCCCGCTGACCTTGACCCGATTCTAGAAATCGCTCGCCATTATCAGCTTTGGGTACTCGAAGATGCTGCCCAAGCCCACGGTGCTCGATACAAAGGGAAACGGATTGGTGCTCATGGCGATGCCGTGGCATGGAGCTTTTACCCTGGCAAGAACTTGGGTGCCCTTGGCGATGCGGGGGCTGTGACGACGAA contains these protein-coding regions:
- a CDS encoding DegT/DnrJ/EryC1/StrS aminotransferase family protein; its protein translation is MTSIPFLDLAAAYRELKTEIDAAVACVLDSGWYILGAEVEAFEAEWAAYCGASYAIGVGNGLDALVLSLRAMGVTHGDEVIVPSNTYIATWLAVSQCGAIPVPVEPDPQTYNIDPLKIEAAITANTKVILPVHLYGQPADLDPILEIARHYQLWVLEDAAQAHGARYKGKRIGAHGDAVAWSFYPGKNLGALGDAGAVTTNNPDLADRIRVLRNYGSRVKYVNEVQGVNSRLDPLQAAILRVKLQYLDEWNQRRQKLAQLYLMELKGTSLVLPFVPPWVEPVWHLFVVRTPQRQPLQEKLHAAGIGTLIHYPIPPHRQTAYAHLDLSQKSFPIAEQFAQEVLSLPISPHHWIEQISRIIALLKSL